ACACGCTCCTCTCCCTGcgcggtgttttttttttgccttttccaatTCAGCGTCGGAACAGCGACGAGCGCGAAAGCGTGAGCGGGACAGCCGCGCTCCGCAGCGAGGCGAGCCGGGCAGCTGGCTGGGCGTTCCCGCCGGGAGCCGAGCCGAGGAGCGCGCCCGCGGGGCACCGTCTCTACGTGATCGCAGCCGACCGGGCGGATCCCAGAGAGGTAGGGCGATCGTCTTTGCTTACCCGGTGACCTCGGAAGGAGCGGGTGCCACAGCCGGCTGCCTTCGTGCAATTTTGGGGTGCGAGTGATCCCGTACGGCTGCGGGTGGCAACTTCTGAAACTGTAACTATTGTGAAACGTTCTGCGTCAGGGCTAGAGCAAGACACACCGGCGTAAACCCCTCTTCACAGATGCCGTTCAGCACTTACATGATCTTTCCCACCCCCAGCTTGTGCGCTTATTATTACGTTTGCAGCTGTCCGCCCGTTCGCAGATCCGCGGAATCGCGACGTTTGCGAGTCGCCGGTGTTTCAGCCGCTGTAGGCAACCATTCTGACTGCCTCCCTCCCCCCGCGAGCAGGTTGTGTTTCTGAACATACTATCCTGATCGTGTTTCCCAAGTCCTGTGCTTCGCCGCTCCTCCAGATAAGTCGCTTTtgtattcagacccttgtaAATCAAACTTTTGCTGACCGCTGTTTTCCGTCAACAGCTGCAGAAAACAGAATTCTGTACTTTCGGGGGATCTAGAAATCAGAAATTGCGAGCTGTGCTCCACGTCATACGGTACCTTTGGTATTTTTCTATCTAAACCCGCTGTCCCCCGAAGAGCGCGCACGCAGTACGCAACGATGTATTGTCGAGAGGACGAGGTTACTGTCGCAAGTAAGAAGCCCCATGGGCGCATCACAGCCAGGGGGCTCGGTGATTAGGAATATCCTGATAGCGGATCGGTTGGGTTGTTCTATTGCTCCGTGGCGAGGTACTGCCGGCCACCGTGGGCACGGCGCACCTTCTCCCGAGAAAGCGTCTCTTCTCCGAGCCAATAGACCGACGTCTCGCCAGACAGTGACCCCGATAAACCTTTATCTGCTAGAGGCGCCAAATGTCATCTCTTCTGCCTGTCTGGTCTTTCTGTGTCGGACGTGGCTGTGTCTTATCAGCATTCTTAAAAACGTGGGAAACGCAAGCATGCACTGTGTTAGATATCAGGATATCGAGGTGTTTTTGAAGAGTTGTCCCTCAACCGCTGCTGCCTTTGATATTCTCAGATTGCTCTGCTGGCGTGTTCAGTATTTAGTTTGCAGACAAGTGAGGTTCTATGCGTTTCGCTTTTCTGATTCTTTTTACTACTGTCTGCTACTGTGACAGCAGCTTAGGAAAACAAGCGGGCTGTGGCAGTGGAGTCGGCGAAGCACAAAGACGGCGTGGTTAATGGGATTTAGCTCCACGCACTTTACCCGATCTGTTTACTGGGATAAATACACGCCGCACCCCGAGTCAGTTCAGACCAGCTTCTAGCAAAATCCGAAATGGATCAAAGTGATGTGCAGTGGGAGTCTAGTGTTTCTCTGAGTAATAAACATAGTGGCAGCAACACCGCTAACAGCAATAGTGGTACTAATATGGACTTTCGGTTGTGATTGCTTCCACATGCACACGGTGCAGTCAGAACAAAGGCAGTGCCCGATCAGTGATGGTGCAGTTCTAGGTGGCTTGCATGAGTTGGGCTTGGTCACGGACCAGCGATTTGTTTTCCTGGCCTCTTGGCCCAACATCCGTCTCTCCTCCAGACTCGTTCTGGGAGCCTCACAGTCTCAGGTGAGGCAGAAAGCTACTTCGGTTAAGACCCACcccctaaataataataataataataataataataataataataataataataataataaattattatgatTTAATAATCATTTGTTATTAATGGCGTTCTTCAGTCATAATTATTATGCCGATTTTCATATATGCACTCGAAACACTGTGTCCAagccatttatatagcgcctttcacctCAAGTGGCCATAAAAGTGCCTGTAGAAAGGGGCCAACTTCTTCCACTGCTgcagtgcagccccacctgagtGACACGGCAGCTTGGGGGAGATGCGAGAACTGGCCTCAGCAGTTGAATTAGGGGTGCACTCCAACGAGCCCGGACTGTGCACCaggctttcttttttgttgctgACGCGCCTCGGCTCCCAGACGATGAAGTAACCGGAGGGCCGTCCCAGATGCAGCCGGGACTGGGCTGGAAGGTGGGGCTGGGGGGTCACGGGGGCCGGTGAGTCATCCAGCGTCTCTCCTGTGCTCTGCGCCCCCGCAGGTCATGTCTCTGCCGCGGACTCTGGGGGAGCTGCAGCTGTACCGGGTGTTGCAGCGCGCCAACCTGCTGGCCTACTACGACACCTTCATCCAGCAGGGCGGCGACGACGTGCAGCAGCTGTGCGAGGCCGGGGAGGAGGAGTTCCTGGAGATCATGGCGCTGGTGGGCATGGCCACCAAGCCCCTGCACGTGCGCCGCCTGCAGAAGGCCCTGCGCGACTGGGCCGCCAACCCCGCCCTGTTCAACCAGCCCCTCGCCAGCGTGCCCCTCAACAGCATCCCGCTCTTCAAGATCGACGCCACGGCCGGGGCGGCGGGGGCGCGGAAGTCCCTCAGCAACGGCCAGCCGGGATCCCCGGGGGTGGACAGGGAGGGCAGCCAGGAGCGGGCCTCCCTGACTCCCATGCGCAGCACCAGTCCCAAGAGCCCCTGCTCCCAGGCCTCGCCCCAGCCCGAGGGCATCCTCTACCGGGACAAGCTGTCGCCCATGGACCCCCAGTGGCTCAGCCCCGACCCGGACGGGAACGGCGCCGGGGGGTCGGGCGCCGACGAGGAGCAGCCcagcccccccctccctccccctcccGCCTCCTGCACCCCCCCCCTGCCCTtggccccctcctcctcctcctcctcctcctcctccgccggCCCCCCGTCCGCCGCCTGGCCCGGCGGCCGGCTGGAGCCCGAGACGGCGCGGGCGGTGGCGGAGAGCGTGGCGCGCCTGCTGCGGACGGTGCCGCGGGCCGAGCCCGGGGAGGTGAAGGCCCTGCTCAAGCTGAACAAGAAGCTGGCCAAGACGGTGGGGCACATCTTCGGGCTGGAGCCCGGCGACCCGGCCAAGGAGGAGGAGATCCGCAAGTACAGCCTGATCTACGGGCGCTTCGACTCCAAGCGGCGGGAGGGCAAGCAGCTGACTCACCACGAGGTGCGGCTCGCCGTCCTGACGCACGGGGCTCAGCCTGCTTGTGTGCCCTGTGCCTCCTGCGTGTTCAGGCTTCGCAGCCCTGAGTCATCACAGCTCCCCGTCCTCGGGTTTCCAGCACCGGGGTGGGATATGGTCCAATCGGAGAGCAGGCAGACACAGCGTGGTGCAGCGGAGAGCTGCTGCAAACCATGACGCTAGCTGGGGGGAGGGAGCGGGGGGGGTCTGTAGCAGAAACAGATTAGTTCTTGGGTGAAGCCAAGGGAAGCTGGGAAGATTCGAAATACAGTATGACGTGCAGAACATGCCACTGCGATCTCCTGCTGTCACTGTACAGACCCCCACACTCGCTGTGAGTCGGACAGCTGCTGTACAGTGGGGCAGGGATGCACTCTGAAGGCTGTCTAACAGCACGTCTCCTTTACACACAGCTGCAGAGCCACGCTTCAGGAGCCAGTATCTGCAATTAGAGTACTCCCTGTGACATAAGTCCTGTGTGTATCAGGTGTATCACTTGGTCAGCGACATCTCTACCAGGCGTTTTCAAAATTCATGCCAGCAGTTGCGTCTGCGGCTCTTCTCCACGCTCTGAGGCGCAGGTGTGAATGATTTATCAAGGAGGACCTGCGCTATGAGGCGTATGAGTAACGCGGCGCTGTAGCAAGACTGAACACGCTCCGGCAGGGTGCTGCTGGAATCGCACGACAGATCGGCTCATTTGTGTTCTTCCCGAGCCTCCGGAGCTGATTTCAATTTGAAGTTGAAGCTCACGCGCAGCACGGAATGAGATAGAGACCTCAGTGATgatattgaatttttttaacAGCCCATTACACTGTAAAACGGAAGCCACTATGTTCTGCCTTCCTTTCCTATAACTTGAACCTTTCCCATTGCCGAACTTCAAGCCAAGAAGCCTTACAATCAATCGATCGATCAATCAATCTATCCATTGGATGATTAATTGACTTTTCTTAACTAGCCTTTCAAGCTACATCGCAGACAGCATGAAAGAGTGTGAAGGAGTGGCTGGAATGCAGGTGTGTGGTGTGATATAACTGGTGAGGCGGCTTGTCTGGCCTGTGGGAGGAGGGGGCGAAGGTCCTCCCTTGCACGTGCCAGACCCGGGCGTGAGCTTCCTGCGTCTCCCTGCAGATGATCATCAACGAGGCCGCCGCCCAGTTCTGCATCCGCGACAACGCCTTGCTCCTGCGGCGCGTGGAGCTCTTCTCGCTGGCCAGGCAGGTGGCGCGGGAGTGCGCCTACACCTCCACGCTGAAGAACGCCAGGTCGGTGGCcgcccccccgcccccgcccgcAGCCCGCCCGCCGGCCGACGCCGTCTCCGTCCCCCTGTGCGTTCGGCCAGCGTGCATTGTGGGGTTCAAGCTTTGTCTCCACCTGCACGTCTGTGAGTTGCTGTCACACGCAAACTAGCCCGCTGCGTGCTCTGGTTTGTGTCACAGCTGCCATGTGCAAGGCTCCATCAAGATCGCGTTGCGAAGCGAAATCACCAGCTGGTAAGCAGAGATACTGCTTGTACCGTTGCTTGTGCTCATCGTTCAGAAAAAAGGCTTTGGTTTTTCTGAGGCTTATTGTGCTGGTGTCATACATTAACTTGAGTGCTTCACTGAACCTCTCTGTGCTGACTTTCACGAGGTTCAGCATTGGCTGCAAGCACCTGACTGTCGCCAGCAGCACTCATACTGTTTGCTACCCTGGCTTTTCTTACAGACTGTAACACATTGCTCCTGGCCTTTAAGGACACAGAGGAAATCACCTTGCCCCTCTTGGGAATCTCTTCTTTAAAACCTCCTGCTCCATTGTAGATgtgtctttttgtattttgtctgATTCTTATATAGTTTTGTTTCCTAAGTTTTTATCGTACAGCACTTCAGAATAACCTGAAGAAAGAAAGACGCTGGACATACAGATTACTATTATTAGCTTTATCATTAAGACATTGTTGCTTTTCTTTGCCTGGCCCTGATTTAACAAGACCAGAAGAGTGGCTCGGAAACCGTTTAGTCTCGAACCCCTGATCTGAGCTGGGATAAAGGCGTCCCTCTCAAATCTCTGCCCGTCTGGGGGGGGTAAGGAGTTTTAACTGTAAAACTGTAAGGAGTTCCTGTCGGGGGGAGTGGGCTTCTCAGACATAATGTCATCTTTTCTCAAAgagaataatacagtatgtaggggAGGCATCTATCTGTTCAAGGAGAAGCATCTTGTAAGGGGAAGAGCACAGGCGTGTTTGACAGAGAcatgaatgtttaaaatgtgcaaaattaTTTCTGTACTCCATTCACTAATCTTTTTTAACACTTACACTCCGTTGTGACCAGTGGGGTGCCCACCCCTGCCCTGACGCCGTGCGGGCTATGCGGCTCACTCGTGTCGTTGCCACACCTCGGCCCTGAGGATCCTCTGAGCCAGGCTAGCAGTCACTTACACCCCCTCTCCATCCCTCCCCCCGCAGGACGAGCATGGAGGACTGCCCCCTACCGGCCCAGAAGAAGATCAAACAGGAGGTACGTGGGGGTCTGCGCTGACGTGCTGAGACGCGTTCCGAAAGCGGAATCGGTCAGCAGAGAGGGGAGCGTGGGTTAGCACTTTGGGGGAGAGAAGTAAAGGTCAGTGGAGTCAGTCTTCATTTATGAGTCACGGAGTGTTATTATAATTACATTACGGGCTTTTATTGCAGTGGAGAaacgtgtactgtatgttatgcatATATCCTTTCCACAGACACACAACAGTGCTCTCAGATGACTCAGGAGTTTGTCAGGCAAGCAAATACGGAAAAGGAAATATATGCTTCACAGAAAAGGGAGCCCACCCTGCTTCTCTGGTCTCTAGTTATCTTGCTGATCTTTGTTATCTGGCCCAGATTTATTTGAGGGCTCTGGGAAACGTGGTTCGCCAATGTGGCTGGGGAGCTTGTTCCAGGCACCTGCCaccctctgcgtaaagaagCACAATTCGTTCCCAGCCCTAAAGGCACTGAGTTTCGGTACCATCGTGTTCAGTGCTCCTTGTCCAGCTGTCCTGACTTTTTCCCAGTGAATGTTTCTGGGATAAATGCTTGTGGGTTAATCACCTGTTGTGACACAGAGGCAAGACCCCTTCCATTATTGCAGAGAGAGAGCCAGAGAGGCCGGTGCTATGTATTAAATGCATGTGAAATGACTCATTGTCTGTAATGTATCCTGGAGGGCCAGAGTCCTGCAGGATTGGCAAATGTCCTTCCACTGGCCAGTGATTAAGACCTTTGAATGCAGGAGATTTGACTTTGCATACAAAAGATTAGTGAGACCCAGTAATGGAAACCCTGGGACCCATGGCCCTGGAGGCCTGGAATGGGTTCGACAGCGCGGATGAAGGCACTCGCCCGAGACAGTGGCTGAGTGACCGCACGTCCACTCCTGGACTGACAGGACTTCAAACGCTGCCTACATGCAGACATTCCGAGTCACCCGCGTGCTGCCGGACCACCCTGACAGCTCAAGCCCCCTGGCCCGCAGGAGTCTGACTGGGTGGCTTGGCTGCCCTGCGCTGTGTTGCAGGTGGTGATATCAGAGTGCGTCTCCTCCTCTCACGATGTGGCGGAGGGGCAGCCCACCGGCTCGGAGAGCTACCACCAGGGGGTGCTGAGACATGGCGCGGACGAAGACAGCCTGTCTGGAGAGAGCCTGGATGGGCACGCACAGGGTAGGGCACGTATCTCCAGCTTCGGCCAGGGCTTCACAGTCTGCACCCTCTCCGGTCTTATCAGTGACGGCTTCTGGTCGCTCTGAGATGATGGCTGCTTTCAGGGGCAGTGGTTAGTGCTCGGGACCCGTTACCAGAGGGTTGTTGGTTCGAGTGCTCACTGGGGAGATTGCTGTTGTGTTTTTGAGTGCGATATTTTGCATAGATTAATCCAGTCACTCCATCTGAACATATCTGCTCCAACAGTTCTCACTAGCAGTtgtgctgtgatggactgtaatTTTGTGGGTGTTATTCTCGTGCTCTCAGTGCTCTTGATGCTGCACAAACAGGGTTAATCTCTGGCACTTTAAACCATGTGAACGACTTAACCTACCAGTTATTCctgctttggggaaaaaaaggcaaaacaccATTCAGAAAATGGAGGTTACTCAAACACTGGAAGCTTGGCCAAGAGAATATCTGGAAGCTTGGCCAAGAGAATTAGGCATGGCGTGATGTAGATGCACACATCAGTGATGTTGCTGTCTTCTGGAggctatatattttaatatggcaAAGCTGTACATAACACTGCCTGTGGTTTTCTGGTTGGCAAAGGAATGCTGTTTAATGAAGCtatttgaatttttaaatcACGAAGCAAAGCCAAAGTCAAAACAAACTAGATAAAAATAGCGCAGCTGGAAACATATGACCTAATCATTTTGATTTCCTGCTTGATGTTAAGCTATACAACTAAAAAGCCTTGAATTCCTAATATGGAAAATTGTACCAGCTACCTAAGAGGTATGAAAAGTGTGACTTTTATATTTTCCTGTGTATTTGTCACAACAGTGAGGTTCTGCAAACTTCAGGCACAGAGCAAAACAGCCAAATAAGGTGTGTTCAAGTCCCCTTCTGCCTTTCATCCTGTAATAAGAGTATTGTGAATTAAGACCTGTTATGTTAGCGTGTACACTAGTTTCTACATCAGTGTAGTGTACATCAGTATAAATTCTCCAGCAGTCATGCAGGGAGGTTCTGACTGGCTGTCATCTCACAGAATGTAACAGCACCTCTCCAGTGTCCACAACACAGCTAGTGACCCTGTCTGTCTGCCCGACCCCTCAGGTGTGGGATCCCAGTCCAGCCACTCCTCGTCCCCCTGCCCCCCCGCTGACCCCCCCGCCACTGCGGCTGCTCCCTCTGCCTGGAGCCGGCACCTCATGCAGCAGACTCTCATGGACGAGGGGCTGCGATTGGCCAGGCTGGTGTCCCATGACAACGTGGGCCGGGTCAGCCCAGGAATGACAGTGGTGGTCCAAGCTGCGGGTGAGTTGGGGAAGGGGGGGTCAGAGGTGATACTGATGCGAGAAATGAATTCTGGGAATTACTGTTACTGATCGTACTGATACCCAGAGcctattgcttttttttcttgcatgccAGGATTCCAGGAATTCACAGACAGGGAGGGCCACATCTCTGTAATGAGGGCTCCCCACgtgtatttattgtgttttagcACCTTGTTTTCACTTCCTGTTGAATGGAGCTTATAATGAAAGTTCAGAAGGGGTGACAgcaaccaagttcaatcagactgaGCAGTCACAAAATCACAACCACTTCTGACAtcatttcctctcctaaaacGCTATAAATACTGTCCGCGATTCCCTTATTTACTTCGCATTTCTGTGAGCATTTGACCTTcagctctgcagctgccccttggtcacccctCACTCTGCATGGTGGTCCAAGCCTACTCCTTCTTCGGCCAGGAGATTAGCCCTTAGCCCTGTTTGGTTAAGCCGAATTTTGATGAAACACTCCATAAAACCTTAAACTACACTTACTTCCTGGGTGGTGTTGTTCCTAGTGAATTCACCCTGGCATCAGTGGCCCAGGTGCACTATAATAGAAGACTTTCCTTAGAAACCTCTCTTTCGGTGTCTCATGGCTCAAGCTAAGGGAAACCACAGGAAAGGAGGGGTGACTCCTGTGAGTTGTTTTGGGGTTTCCTGCACGAGGTGTGCCCTGTCTGCTGCGAATGGGTGCCTGTCAGTGTCCTGCCCTGCGGGTGTAAACGTTCTCGGCTGTAGATCTTGCTGGGCCTCGTAGCGAGAGGAGAGGCTTGTTATGCACCGGTGCTGACAGACCTCGCACTGGTACTGGTGAACAGTTCATTCAGGATGACTCAAGAGCTGTACTCCTCTGTCAAGTGGCCTCTGTTTTTCTCATTCTTCCTTCCTTCTGAGGCAGATTCTTCTTCTTAATTGCCTTTTCTCTGGCTGTGCAGAGAGTCTCCTTCAGTGTGTTTCAGCCTGAGCTAATTCTAGCTTCagctggggggaggggggcggcAGAGTGAGGGGGAGGCggagaggtgggggggggggtgttgaaTTGGAAACCCCCCCTGACGTCAGAGCAGAGGGAGACAGACGTGTGTCTGTGGGCGGGGGTTTGCAGGGAgctggaggggagggggggatgTGTGTGGGTGGGTAGTGGTGGGAGGGGAGTAACTGAGAGCTGCTTTCGCATGGCACAgtggtgtaaaaataaaaaaagctgtgGGCAGGGAGCTGGTTGCCATctcagattcttttttttttagaaaaag
Above is a genomic segment from Lepisosteus oculatus isolate fLepOcu1 chromosome 1, fLepOcu1.hap2, whole genome shotgun sequence containing:
- the nab2 gene encoding NGFI-A-binding protein 2 isoform X1 — its product is MRRNSDERESVSGTAALRSEASRAAGWAFPPGAEPRSAPAGHRLYVIAADRADPREVMSLPRTLGELQLYRVLQRANLLAYYDTFIQQGGDDVQQLCEAGEEEFLEIMALVGMATKPLHVRRLQKALRDWAANPALFNQPLASVPLNSIPLFKIDATAGAAGARKSLSNGQPGSPGVDREGSQERASLTPMRSTSPKSPCSQASPQPEGILYRDKLSPMDPQWLSPDPDGNGAGGSGADEEQPSPPLPPPPASCTPPLPLAPSSSSSSSSSAGPPSAAWPGGRLEPETARAVAESVARLLRTVPRAEPGEVKALLKLNKKLAKTVGHIFGLEPGDPAKEEEIRKYSLIYGRFDSKRREGKQLTHHEMIINEAAAQFCIRDNALLLRRVELFSLARQVARECAYTSTLKNARTSMEDCPLPAQKKIKQEVVISECVSSSHDVAEGQPTGSESYHQGVLRHGADEDSLSGESLDGHAQGVGSQSSHSSSPCPPADPPATAAAPSAWSRHLMQQTLMDEGLRLARLVSHDNVGRVSPGMTVVVQAAGRQSQREAPVPAPEKKQLLQYQRRFGSQRKVRAPHLPHHHLPTPLSPSPQFIPLPPAILYPAIISFSSAKTCPDPSAVQHKLQ
- the nab2 gene encoding NGFI-A-binding protein 2 isoform X3, yielding MRRNSDERESVSGTAALRSEASRAAGWAFPPGAEPRSAPAGHRLYVIAADRADPREVMSLPRTLGELQLYRVLQRANLLAYYDTFIQQGGDDVQQLCEAGEEEFLEIMALVGMATKPLHVRRLQKALRDWAANPALFNQPLASVPLNSIPLFKIDATAGAAGARKSLSNGQPGSPGVDREGSQERASLTPMRSTSPKSPCSQASPQPEGILYRDKLSPMDPQWLSPDPDGNGAGGSGADEEQPSPPLPPPPASCTPPLPLAPSSSSSSSSSAGPPSAAWPGGRLEPETARAVAESVARLLRTVPRAEPGEVKALLKLNKKLAKTVGHIFGLEPGDPAKEEEIRKYSLIYGRFDSKRREGKQLTHHEMIINEAAAQFCIRDNALLLRRVELFSLARQVARECAYTSTLKNARTSMEDCPLPAQKKIKQEVVISECVSSSHDVAEGQPTGSESYHQGVLRHGADEDSLSGESLDGHAQGVGSQSSHSSSPCPPADPPATAAAPSAWSRHLMQQTLMDEGLRLARLVSHDNVGRVSPGMTVVVQAAEQEDRASERRLSQHRRRSSSCSTKDDSDHSGK
- the nab2 gene encoding NGFI-A-binding protein 2 isoform X2, which codes for MHTVQSEQRQCPISDGAVLGGLHELGLVTDQRFVFLASWPNIRLSSRLVLGASQSQVMSLPRTLGELQLYRVLQRANLLAYYDTFIQQGGDDVQQLCEAGEEEFLEIMALVGMATKPLHVRRLQKALRDWAANPALFNQPLASVPLNSIPLFKIDATAGAAGARKSLSNGQPGSPGVDREGSQERASLTPMRSTSPKSPCSQASPQPEGILYRDKLSPMDPQWLSPDPDGNGAGGSGADEEQPSPPLPPPPASCTPPLPLAPSSSSSSSSSAGPPSAAWPGGRLEPETARAVAESVARLLRTVPRAEPGEVKALLKLNKKLAKTVGHIFGLEPGDPAKEEEIRKYSLIYGRFDSKRREGKQLTHHEMIINEAAAQFCIRDNALLLRRVELFSLARQVARECAYTSTLKNARTSMEDCPLPAQKKIKQEVVISECVSSSHDVAEGQPTGSESYHQGVLRHGADEDSLSGESLDGHAQGVGSQSSHSSSPCPPADPPATAAAPSAWSRHLMQQTLMDEGLRLARLVSHDNVGRVSPGMTVVVQAAGRQSQREAPVPAPEKKQLLQYQRRFGSQRKVRAPHLPHHHLPTPLSPSPQFIPLPPAILYPAIISFSSAKTCPDPSAVQHKLQ